The genomic interval gtcttaaccttctatattgcaGGGAACGCAAGCCTCGCCTTGATTGGGCCGACTCCCCCTCGATGACATTGGCTGCAATGAAACATTCAGAATGGCCACGTTTAGTCTTTGACAGTTTTATTTTTCCTTcaattattatagaatcatagaatcgttacagcataaagggtggccattcggcctctcgagccttttCCGGCTCTTTGTcatagcaatccagttagtcccatttccctgctctttcccatagtccgtcattttttttccttcaaatatttatccaattgctttttcaaagtcacaattgaatttgcttccaccaccgtttcaagAAGAGCATTCCAGACCAataccactcgctgcgtaaaacatggttttcctcacgtcacctttgtatttatgtgtttattccctttaaaAAGTTTTTAGTGTATCAGTTTAGaccttcctttcaggcagtgcattccagatcataacaactcactgcttaacGACAATCTTCTCATCACCTCTCTTATTCTATGCCAAGTACtttcaatctgtgtcctttgtTTCCCaaactttctgccactggaagcagtttctccctatttattaaaacccttcttgattttgaacaactcgatTAAGTCCTATCTTAATcttctttgctccaaggagaacaaccgcagcttctccagtctctccacataactcaagtccttCATCCTTGCTGGCAATCTAGTAGACCTcggctgtaccctttctagtgccagaacatccttcctaaagtaaatacagttaagatacagatcagccaaattaatcgctgaatggcctcctcctattccgaaGTTCCAAAATGAAACCAACTGTGCCAATCTTGCCCCACGAACTGTGGGAAAGCATTCCATTGTGCGCTCCTTGTGCAAGGACATTTCTCCAAAACCCTTCCAAACTCTCTAATTGTCATGTCTTTAACCGTTGCCTCCACAATAGAGGAAATACTCTTTCCCTATCCACTCCATTAAAATAATTCATGATTTAAATCAtctcttttagaatcatagattatagaatcatagaagtttacaacatggaaacaggcccttcggcccaacctgtccatgtcgcccagtttataccactaagctagtcccaattgcctgcacttgtcccatatccttctatacccaccttacccatgtaactgtccaaatgcttttaaaaagacaaaattgtacccgcctctactactgcctctggcagctcgttcaagacactcaccaccctttgagtgaaaaaattgcccctctggacccttttgtatctctcccctctcaccttaaatcgatgcacCCTCGTTAAAggctcccccacctttgggaaaagattttgactatcgaccttatctatgcccctcattattttatagacttctataagatcacccctaaacctccgagtctccagggaaaaaagtctcagtcgatccaacctctccctataagtcaaaccatcaagtcccggtagcatcctagtaaatcttttctgcactctttctagtttaataatatcctttctataataaggtgagcagaactgtacacagtattccaagtgtggccttactaatgtcttgtacaacttcaacaagacatcccaactcctgtattcaatgttctgaccaatgaaaccaagcatgctgaatgccttcttcaccatcctatccacctgtgactccactttcaaggagctatgaacctgtactccaagatctctttgttctataactctccccaacgccctaccattaacggagtaggtcctggcccgattcgatctaccaaaatgcatcacctcacatttatctaaattaaactccatctgccactcatcggctcactggcccaatttatcaagatcccgttgaaaTCCTAGAtatccttcttcactgtccacaatgccactgaacttggtgtcatctgcaaacttactaaccatgcctccgaaattctcatccaaatcatcaatataaataaaaaataactgcggacccagcaccgatccctgaggcacaccgctggtcacaggcctccagtttgaaaaacaaccctctgcaaccactctctgtttctgtcgtcaatccaattttgtatccaattggctacctcaccttgggtcCCGTGAGTTTTAACCTGATGTAACACcggaccatgcggtaccttgtcaaagactttgctaaagtccatgtagaccacgtcgactgcacagccctcatctatcttcttggttaaatGACCACTTCGCCTTCTCTGCCCCAGTGGGAAATCTCAGTCTCTCAAGTCTGTGCCCAATTATAGTTTTCCATTCTTGACATATGTCTTGGGGAGGGGGCTGGCCAGTGTCCGGCGAGGTGGGATCAGTGTACACGGCGGCTTTAGTGTCCGTTGGGGGGATTCGACTGTGTCTGGGGATCAATGCTCCTGGGGATTCAGTGTCCTGGGGGTCAGTGCCCTGGGATTGTCAGAGTCGCGGGGTGGAGCGTCAGAGCCTTGGGCGGGGTGTGGTGGTAAGTGCCCGGGGGCCCGGTGGAGAGGTCAGTACCCAGGGGTCTCGTTCCTCAGCCCGACAATGTCAATACACAACTGACCCCTCGCGGCGACTGGCAAACATGTCCcgccagcaaaactgcaagcactggacAATTCTGCCCTTCCAATTTGGCTCGGCTCTGTCTCGTCCATACCTTCagcttcccctctttctcctctgCTAAATATCGATGCTTGAGCAAACACACAGCTgaagaaaagggaaggtctgtgataggatagagggtaagagtgattaaatgacaaaagcgatgatggtgcaaggcaaggagggttttaatgggacaagttaagaaggaaaAGATCGGTATGGAGTGGCTGTAAATAGCAACATCAGCAACATAATGAGCAGCTGCCGTCCAATAAATCACAAATATATACattgaaaaaaatgggagcagtggttatggtctgaagttattgaaatcaatgttgagtcccgaaggatgtaaaatgcctaatcgaaggacgaggtgctgttcctagagcttccgttgagcttcattggaacagtgtaagaggccgaggacagagagatcagagtgggagttaATCGGgcgattaaaatggcaagcgaccggcaggtcagggtcacgcttgctgacagagcggaggtgttcagcaaagcgatcacccaatctgcgtatGTTCTCCCCAGTTTGGAGGAGACCGCAGCATGAGCAATGAACACAatacactaaattgaaagaaatgcAAGTAAACCGCTATTTCACTTGGAAGCAGTGGtttgggccctggacggtgggaaggaaggaggtgaaagggcaggtgttgcatctcctgcgctcgcacgggaaggtgcagtggggaggagaggtggtgttgggggtgatggaagagtggacgagGAAGTCACGGAGGGAGCAGTTCCTCGGGAAtgctgaagggggaggggaggggaagatgtgtttggtggtgggatcgcgctggaggtcgaggaaatggcggaggatgataagTTGAATGTGGtggttggtggggtggaaggtgatggcaagggggaccctatcatggttgtGGGAGGGCGGCGAAGGGTTGAGAGCAGATTTGCGGGAAATGGGATGGGCACGATCGAGGGCCATGTCAACTACAGTGgtggggaatcctcagttgaggaaaaaggaagacatatcagaagcatcgGTGTGTATGGTGACATCATCAGAAGAGGTGCGactgagatggagaaactgggagaagggattacaatccttacaggaagcggggtgggaggaattgtaatcaaggtagctgttggAATCGGTGGGCTTGTAATAGATATTGCTTGACAGCCTATTCacggaaatggagatagagaagtcgaggaagggaagggtacGTTCGGAGATGGACCGTCtgaaggcaagggaagggtggaagTTTGAtgtaaagttgatgaaattttctcgttcggggcgagagcaggaaacggcactgatacagacatcaatgtaccggaaaaaagtGTTGAGGGTGGGAACCTGAGTAGTTCCACGtaacccacaaaaaggcaggcagagttaggacccatatgggttcccgtggcaacaccttttatttggaggaactgAGTGGAGTCaaaagagaagttgttcaacgtaagaacaagttcagtcagatggagaaaggtggtggtggatggaagAAGCGGAAGGGCCGCACTtcgtcatggtgggggatggaagtGTCGAgcgactggacgtccatggtgaaaaagaGATAGTTCGGGACTGGGAACTATAAGCTGTTAATGTGGCGGAGGGCGTAGGAGGACACGTGGAAGTCGGAAGAGATTGAACAAGGGGAGAGAAAATAGAGTTGAGctgggaagaaataagttccgtgtgGGATGAACAGTCTGAAATGATGCGTTTCCCGGGACAGTCCTCTTCGTCGATCGTGGGAAGGAGTTGGAAGCGAGCTATGCCGGGTTGGGTGAATATGAGGTTAGATGACGCGTAGGGAAGATCTCCGAGGACATGAGGTCATTGACCGTCTGGGAAAGTATGGCTTGATGTTGGACGGTGggatcatggtccagggggaggtaggaggaggtgtcggagatttCTCGTTCAGACACCACAAGTTGGAGGTCTGTTCGCCACGCAACAACAGCGCTGTCCTTTTCAGCAGGTTTAataacaatgtcagggttggacctgagagaatggagTGCTGTAAGTtcggagggaggtaggttagagtgagtggaAGAAGGAGAGAATTTGaaacggccgatgtcacgccggcagttccgAAGGAAAAGTTCCAGAGAGGATAAGAGGCCAGAtgaaggggtccaggtggaacgagaattctgaaaaagggagaaagggtccgctgagCGTGGGGAAGACTTCTGtccaaagaagtgggcgcggaggcaaaggcgacggaagaacagctcagcaacgtgttgagctcgaaattcattgaggtgggggcgtaaggggatgaattTAATATCTGCGTTTAAAAGGGCGGTTTTCTGCGATCACCAGCCTATTTATCTGGGCTCACTGGCGTTTACTTGGATCATCATCGTATATCTACGTTTATCGAGATTCACTGGCACCACCAGCCTCTGTATCTCGGTTTATCGGGGTTTACTGAGATCACCAGCCTCTATATCTGGGTTTATGTGGGATTACTGGGTTCACCAATCTATATATTTGGGTTGATCAGTGTGCTGGACTGGAATCACCAGCTTATATATCTCGGTTGACCGGATTTACTGGGATCACCAGCTTATGTATCTGGGTCTATCAGAGTTTACTTGGGTCACCAGTTCATATATCTGGGCTTATCGGGTTTACTGGGATCACCAGCCTATGTATCTGGCTTCATCAGTGGGTTTTCTGGGATGATCAGTCCATATATTTGGGTTTATCAATAGATTTACTGGGATTACCAGATAATCTACCTCGGATTATCAGGGTTTATGGGGGTCACCAgcctatatataaatatatagattGATTGTGGTTAACTTTGATCACCAGCGTGTATATCGTAGTTTATTACCGATTACAGTGAtcaacatagagtcatagaatcaaaggaagattacagcatggatggaaagagaccatttggcccatcgaatctgtgccagctctaagCAAGaccgatccagctagtcccagtccTAAGTCctgttcccgtagccctgcatttgtttccctttcaagttcttatccagttcctttagaaggccatgattgaatctgcctccaccacctcctgggacagtgcattccaaatcctaaccaatcgctgtgtaaaaaaggtttttcctcatgtcacccttggttcatttgccaatcacattaaatctatgtcctctggttcttgattcttccaccaatgggaacagtttctctctatctgctctttcTAGACTCTTTATGATTTGGAATACgcctatcaaatcttctcgcaactgtctctgttccaaggagaatgaccccagcttcttcagccgATCCATGTGACTAAAACCCCTGAAATCAttgtggtaaatctcttctgcaccctccctgagGCATTCACATCTATCCTAGAGTGGGGTGcacagaactggaaacaatagtccagttgtggccgaaccagtcttttatacaggttcatcatgacttccttacttttgtattctgtgccgcCATttcaaaagcccaggatcccgtctatTTTTTAAGActttttctcaacttgccctgccaccttcagcgatttgtgcacatatactccgagatctctctctttctgtttatattgcatttcctcgttcttcctatcaatgtgtattacttcgcattttctgcgttaaattttatctgccacgtgccggccatgccaccagcctgcctagatcctcctgaagtctaccactatcctcctcactgtttcctacccttccaagatgtgtgtcatttgcaaattttgaaattgtggcctgtacacccaagtccaagtcatttatatatataaagaaaagaagtggtcccagaaccgacccgtggggaacaccaatggacacctccctccagtccgaaaaacaacagttcatcaCTACTCTTTTTTCCCCCTGTCACTGGGTTTATCACGGTTTGCTGACACACCAGGCTACATATCTGGACATATTAGTGTCGGGGCTTGTCAGGTTTTCCTGCAATCCCAGCCTATATATAGGATCATTGAGATCAACAACATGTATCTCtggtttattcgggtttgctggGTTCACCAGCCAATATATCTGAGTTGATCAGAGTTTACTGGGATCACCGGCCTGTACATCTGTATTTATCGCGGTTTACTGGGATTACCAGTTGATATATCTGGGTTTTGCGGGGTATGTTGGTACCGCCACTCAAAATATCTAGGTTTTTCGTGCTTGCCCAGTATCACCAACATATATATTTATGTTTTTCGTGGCTATTCACGTCCCCAGGAAGACAAGTTCTGAAGTAGCTCCTGTGTACACAgcgtgtttgttcagtgactgtaattaaacccagtCAGCGCGGGACTTCATTTTCCGAACGGTTGAATTCGCTCTGCTATAATTAAGGAAAATCCGCTCAATGTTTCAATCGGAGAATTGATCCCAGCACTAGGACCAACCACCGAATCATCGCTTCTGACTGAAGGGGAAATAATGTCTCTTAGTTTTATGATCAAGCTCCAGATTCTATGGGCGCTTTATGATATACAATTGATTTACTACCCCATCCTGGCTGCGTTCGGTGTCCCGGGTAAGTTACTATCTGCACCTGGTACTTCAGGAAGCCGAGTTTATCTGTACGCGGCGTCTTAGTCCGCCTGTTCAGCTCTTTATTTTATTactctccctacattacaacattgactacactgcaAATTTCATTGGTTGTGAGGCACTTTGGAAGGTTCTAAGTTTATGAAAGACGCCAtcaaaatgcaattctttctttctttccattgctCTTGTGTGTTTAATAATGGCCCATGGTCCACTGGTGTGAATTCTCATTCATTGGTGTCAGTTCAATGAAAAGTGTGGCCTAAGTGGTCATTATTAGTCCCATTCCATGCGATCTTATTAAGATCCCGGTCTTCTTTCAGACTACAACACACGTCATGTGACTGGATCTTTCTGTTCATTAAAAGTGTgcattctgctgtaaatactgagtcCGACCGACAAGTGAGAAACGTTTTATGATCTCACACGGTCTGCAATTTCGGCTGGATATATTTAGTTATGTAGTTGTACAGATGAGTCCAACCAGATAAATGACCAATGCATTTATGATCCAATCTGGTTCAACTCTCTCGCTTTCCACCGCTCCATGGTTTACATTGGTGTCACTGTCTCTGAATGGTTAAATTAGAATGGTTCAGTGAGCTACTATTAATTTTATTCACGTCATTTAATGGATTTATTTCTAATAATTATTCTTCATTAACAATCTAATCCCGTGCCCGCTTGGTACAGTGCTTCGTTTCTCTGATCAGGACCCACAATCAATGTAAGGGGCGTATTCTGATAGTGAAACTCATTCAATATTTTATTCGGCATTTTCCCTATATAAATTGGAAGTTTATTGAATTCGCACTGCGGAAGCGAAATAGCAAGATTAACAGTATTTGACTAGAATTCAGATCGATTTGTAATCACAGGCTGGTTTGAAGGATTAGGGAGAACTGAGGAcaattattttcacccagagggtgatgggagtccggaactcgctgcctgaaagggtggtagaggcagaaccctcaactcattcaaacagttgaagtgccgtaaccgacatggcgacggaccaagtgctggaaactgGCATTAAGCTGGTTAGTTCGGTtcgaccggcacggacacgatgggccgaatcgtctccttctgtgccgtaactttctatgattctatgattctatggtgtatTATATTACCAGTAATATTATTCCACGATTTAATGTAAATGCTCGTTGTTATAAATGTTACCTGTAATATAATTGGAAAACTTGCCTGCAAAATTAACGAAATTATATTATCATTTTCTACATTTGTATTTTTTGGTGCGGAGCATCACACATGACCCTGAATATTCAATTGCCGATCATGGAGCTTAGCTCGACTGTAACTCCTTTCATCCAATGATTGACCATTGGGAATCAGGGAACAGAGTATCAGATTGGGCCTCACTTCCAAAATATAAAACGAACAGGGATTGAAATATTTAGTATTTTAGACCAGGAGCAGAAAACTGGAATAATTATCTCAGGGCTAGATAATGTGGGCCACGACAGGCTGTTtccgtttcaccttgtccagaacaacaGGACAGTAGCGGGCAACGCCTGCAATTGAAGGGTGAGTTGGGGCGTGAAGTCAAAAGTAagctgcagaaacaatatttatGTGTTTGAGCagccaatctatggaacaggctccttagggagatggtggaagcagttggtATTGATTCATTAGTGaggtttctttcagaaaataacattttgggtacAGTAGATGAGTAATATGAAACATGACGTCTGCTAAGTGTAACATGATGGGCGGGGGGGGTGTGGCTGGTGGAAAGGTGGTTTTGGATCTATGGTTCTCAAACGTTTCGAAATATGAggatttcctcacctcatgtctgggtctgttgtacatTATTTgtcagagattgattgctatgatttatCGACAACCcctttatcgttgtatcatgcgactaccgggAAGGTAGAAGGTGCACTCAATGGACCTTGGTGTTTTTTAATCTTGCAATTCCTCTGTTCCAATATTCCTGTCTCTCACGTACATTAATACATTGGATGGGAGGGTTTGATTTGTGTCATTGCACAGTTGCTCTCAATGGCTTGAACAAGTGACCATCGTCAATGTATGAGCACAGACAATGGGTGTTGTTAGCTCACTATTCCATTCAAAGGTTATCAGCGATTCCACCATTCCTTTTTCTCCCTGGGCCCTTTTATCCCTTCCCCAGCTCGAGACATTAAATCCAGCTATCACACCAAcagctgacacacacacacactgcaattCAAATACGCAAACATCTGACCTTTTATTTACCCCGCTGTCTCAAGTGTCGGTGAGGCTCTCGCTTTCCGTTTGGTTACTTTTGTATTCATTCTCGACTAAGTTTCTGTTTTCAACCATGTTTCATTTGATCCCGTTGCTTCACTTATTTGCCGAAGCCCGTCACAGCTAAAATAATCGGATTCCATCATTGGAGACAAAGTCAAGATGCAAATTCTTAACGCATTTAAGGTTATTATGAAGATCATTATTGCCCCATGTTCTATAAGCTGCTCCTTTATTTCACTGGAAATGCATCAAATTAGTGTTTTTCCTGAGTCTGGTGAATCATTTCCCTGTTTCGCTTTTTACAGTTAAcgtggtgacgattgtgatcctgtctcggggaaagtgcggtctctccaaatgtgtcactcgctacctggtggcgatggcagCGGCAGATCTACTGGTTGTTATCTTCGATCTGATATTAAGGCAGGTTCCGATTATTTATTGGGAAAAATTTAGATTTCTGTGGTACGTTGgactgtgtaatatccacgccgtcctgctttatgcagtcacggactgttctgtttggttcacggtcactttcacctttgatcgatttgtggccatttgttgccagaagctgaaaactaaatattgcaccgagaagacggcggctgtggttctcggaacagtgactgtgctgagcggCTTGAAGAATATTTTCTGGTATTTTCTGTATAGAAATGAGTATTGGCTTAATAACAGTCCCTGGTTTTGCCGCGTGACACCCGAAGTATCTCGTTCGCTGGCCTGGGCTGTCATTGAATTGATGCATTATATTTTCACGCCATTTATTCCATTTCTTTTGATTGTACTGCTCAATGTATTAACGGTCAGACACATTttggtggccagcagagcccgcaggagaatcCGGGGTCCGAGCAGTGGGGAGagttccagtgacccagagatggagaaccgaaggaaatccatcgttgtactgtttgttatatcagggaatttcatcctgttatgggtgGTGTTCATGGTGTGTTCTATATTGAGGCGGTTGGATTATTTGGGATATCCTGTTCCCCTGCCCACATTTCTGCGAGAAATCggcttcatgctccagctcctgagttgctgcacgaacacttttgtttatgcaGTGACTCAGAGGaagttcagagaggagttgaggaaTGGAGTGAAATATCCCCTCGCAATGATGGTCAAATTAATTAGATGAGAAGATCTCACACTTTCTAACATTCTCAGGTATTTTTGTTTCATATTCTGTTGAATCTAATATTGGGCGTATTTAACTCTTAATATTTTGTGAAACATTTCACACTCTGCTCCCGTCTTAAAAGTAAGTTAATGTCGCCATTCTTCACGAGATAGGACCCAGATATGATCTAACTACAGATGCGGTTTGAACGTGTCATTGCCCTGGAGCGATTAGCTGCTTTAAACAGTCCTGTGCTCAACACGCAGTCCGGGGTGTTTTGGGAATGACCCCTTGTTGTGATTATTTCCAAAAAAATAATCCACTTGTGCACAATGTCCGGTCATACAGAGGATGTTTAGTACCTCAGTGTTGGTAAGTTTCTCTGATCTCTGGCACTCTTTGAAGGAAGCCTTTGTGAATAACAAGATAGACACCAGAAAACAGTCAAGGCAGCAGGTAGACTGTGGATGCTATTAAACTGTGCACCGTCACTGAGACAAATAGAGAAAAATAATCAATGTTACTACATTAATTCTAATCAACTCGTGCGCCTTAGTCTAAGTGTGTTCCATTTATTTGTCACAGTTTCCATGCAGATGTTGAACTAATTTCATCGAATGTATTTAATCGTGTTCAGTGTTCTGTATCTTTTACCTGTGGTTGAATAAAGCAGATTGTGAATCGGACTAAAAGATGCTTAGCCCAGTGATAACTTGGTCCACCGTTACAGGGATTGTAAGAGGACAAATAGATCTGTAGCAGATCAATATTGCTCCACTCCCGGGACCAGGTAAAGCACAGTTCCGTATTCCAGTACTGCACACTGAACCGTCCCGGTCCAGCACTCTCCCCGGTCCTCGTACAGCACACTCCCGGGTCCCTTTTCAGCACACTTGCGGGTCCCGGTATAGCACATTCCCAGGTCCCGTTACAGCAAAATCCCGGATCCAGGTACAGCGCACTCACGGGTTCTGGTACAGCACACTCCCCGCTCCTGGAAAAGCACTCTCCCGTGCTCCGGTAGAGCAAATTCCCAGGTCCCGCAACAACACAATACCGGATCTCGGTACAGCATGCTCCCGGGTCGCAATACGGCAACTCCCCGGTCCCGGTACGGCAAACTCTCGGGTCTCAGTATAATATATTCCCAGCTTCCTGCACAGCACACTCCCCGCTCCCGGAAAAGCACTCTCCCCGGACCCGGTACAGCACATTCCTGGGTCCCGTAACAGCACATTCCTGGATCCAGGTACAGCACAGTCCAGATTCCTGGTATTGCACGGTCCCGGATCCAGGAACAGCACACTCCCAGGTCCAGATGCAACACAATCCCAAGTCGCCTCACGGCAAACTCACCGATCCCGGAATAGCATGCTCCCGGGTCCCGATAAAGCACGCTCACAGGCCGCGGTATATCACATTCCGGGGTCCCGGTATAGCACACTCCTCTGTCCAGGTACAGGACACTCCCTGTCCCAGCAGACCACACTCCTCGTCTGCACCACGTCTTTTTTGTCAACTTTATT from Heptranchias perlo isolate sHepPer1 chromosome 35, sHepPer1.hap1, whole genome shotgun sequence carries:
- the LOC137301986 gene encoding probable G-protein coupled receptor 139, whose protein sequence is MSLSFMIKLQILWALYDIQLIYYPILAAFGVPVNVVTIVILSRGKCGLSKCVTRYLVAMAAADLLVVIFDLILRQVPIIYWEKFRFLWYVGLCNIHAVLLYAVTDCSVWFTVTFTFDRFVAICCQKLKTKYCTEKTAAVVLGTVTVLSGLKNIFWYFLYRNEYWLNNSPWFCRVTPEVSRSLAWAVIELMHYIFTPFIPFLLIVLLNVLTVRHILVASRARRRIRGPSSGESSSDPEMENRRKSIVVLFVISGNFILLWVVFMVCSILRRLDYLGYPVPLPTFLREIGFMLQLLSCCTNTFVYAVTQRKFREELRNGVKYPLAMMVKLIR